A single window of Granulicella mallensis MP5ACTX8 DNA harbors:
- the asnB gene encoding asparagine synthase (glutamine-hydrolyzing), whose translation MCGISGFLDLNHATPAPELRRIAMRMADTLRHRGPNDAGVWADEGAGIALSMRRLAILDLSPAGHQPMESASGRYMLVFNGEIYNYQDLRNELSPAYSFRGSSDTEVMLAAFEQWGIESSVPRLNGMFAFALWDRQERSLTLGRDRFGEKPLYYARMGSHFIFGSELKALRAHPRFAGEVDVDAAALFLRYSCVPAPYSIYKHTSKLPAATLLKVSADDFASTPQPYWSLRSVIDEAVSHPFDGSEHEAVEQLDSILRDAVRIRMHSDVPLGAFLSGGIDSSIIVSLMQAQSRTRVKTFTIGSHDKEFDEAQDAAKIAAHLGTEHTELYITAEKAISVIPLLPRFYDEPFADSSQIPTLLVSQLAKEHVTVSLSGDGGDELFGGYTRHIWGDTLDRLHRVPLFLRRFGAAGIKTIPPGGWDLLSQMSWPVTPARWRQRIPGHKLHKLASLLESRSVHSLYEKLSSHWLDAAKVLPGASFIPFSEDNPSSLRHSAENLMYLDAIGYLPDDILVKLDRATMAVSLEGRVPFLDHRVAEFAWRLPLSMKIRQRQGKWILRQVLYRYVPREMVDRPKSGFGIPLAAWLRGPLRDWAESLLDERRLRQEGFFNPAPILKMWREHLSGKQNWEYHLWDVLMFQGWLEESRRTPAGLSSDSEDIANATVERA comes from the coding sequence ATGTGCGGAATCAGCGGCTTTCTCGATCTCAACCATGCAACCCCGGCCCCTGAGCTGCGGCGCATCGCCATGCGCATGGCCGATACCCTGCGCCACCGTGGGCCCAACGATGCAGGCGTATGGGCTGATGAGGGTGCTGGTATTGCACTCAGCATGAGACGGCTGGCGATCCTCGATCTTTCCCCTGCCGGGCATCAACCCATGGAATCAGCCAGCGGCCGCTACATGCTCGTCTTCAACGGCGAGATCTATAACTATCAGGACCTGCGCAACGAGCTTTCCCCTGCGTATTCCTTCCGGGGAAGTTCCGATACCGAGGTGATGCTCGCGGCCTTCGAGCAATGGGGTATCGAATCGTCGGTGCCCAGATTGAACGGGATGTTCGCCTTTGCCTTGTGGGATCGCCAGGAAAGAAGCCTGACTCTCGGACGCGATCGTTTTGGAGAAAAGCCGCTCTACTATGCCAGGATGGGAAGCCATTTTATCTTTGGTTCGGAGCTGAAGGCTCTGCGTGCTCATCCTCGATTTGCAGGTGAAGTGGATGTGGATGCAGCAGCACTCTTTCTGCGCTATAGCTGTGTCCCGGCGCCTTATTCCATCTATAAGCACACCAGCAAGCTGCCCGCCGCGACGCTGTTGAAAGTCTCGGCCGATGATTTCGCATCAACACCGCAGCCCTATTGGTCATTGCGTAGCGTCATTGACGAAGCCGTATCCCATCCCTTCGACGGCAGCGAGCACGAAGCGGTGGAACAACTGGACTCCATCCTGCGCGATGCTGTTCGTATTCGCATGCATTCGGATGTTCCGCTTGGGGCGTTTCTTTCGGGAGGAATCGACTCCTCCATCATCGTGTCGTTGATGCAGGCCCAGAGCCGGACCCGGGTGAAGACATTCACGATAGGGAGCCATGACAAGGAGTTCGACGAAGCCCAGGATGCCGCGAAGATCGCCGCTCATCTGGGAACGGAACATACCGAGCTCTATATAACCGCTGAGAAGGCGATATCGGTGATTCCGCTGCTTCCGAGGTTCTACGACGAGCCGTTCGCGGACTCCTCGCAAATTCCAACCCTGCTGGTTTCGCAACTCGCGAAGGAACACGTAACTGTGAGTCTCTCCGGCGATGGCGGCGACGAACTCTTTGGTGGGTACACCCGCCATATATGGGGAGACACGCTCGACCGCCTTCATCGCGTGCCGCTTTTTCTGCGCAGATTCGGAGCAGCCGGTATCAAGACTATCCCTCCGGGCGGCTGGGATCTTCTCTCTCAAATGAGCTGGCCGGTAACTCCGGCACGATGGCGGCAGCGCATACCGGGACACAAGCTGCACAAGCTGGCCTCCCTGTTGGAAAGCCGTAGTGTTCACTCACTCTACGAAAAACTGTCCTCTCACTGGCTGGATGCTGCGAAGGTTCTGCCGGGAGCTTCCTTCATCCCGTTCTCCGAAGACAATCCATCTAGCCTTCGTCATTCGGCTGAGAACCTCATGTATCTGGACGCCATCGGTTATCTGCCGGACGACATCCTGGTTAAACTCGACCGGGCAACCATGGCCGTCAGCCTTGAGGGACGGGTTCCATTCCTGGATCATCGGGTAGCGGAGTTTGCCTGGAGATTGCCGCTGTCCATGAAGATTCGCCAGCGGCAAGGGAAATGGATTCTTCGCCAGGTGCTTTACCGCTACGTGCCGCGTGAGATGGTCGACCGCCCCAAGTCGGGCTTTGGAATCCCGCTGGCAGCCTGGCTGCGCGGCCCTCTGCGCGACTGGGCCGAATCGCTTCTGGACGAGAGGCGCCTGCGGCAGGAAGGATTCTTCAACCCGGCGCCGATCCTGAAGATGTGGCGAGAACATCTCTCGGGAAAGCAAAATTGGGAATACCATCTGTGGGATGTGCTGATGTTCCAGGGATGGCTCGAAGAAAGCCGCCGCACCCCTGCCGGTCTATCTTCCGATAGCGAAGACATTGCCAACGCAACGGTGGAAAGGGCATGA
- a CDS encoding glycosyltransferase family 4 protein → MSDRPISVLHAVTDPISTILMRGQLAYLQTNGFEPALLTGFGRQSQDQESGGGYPVHRVAMTREIAPGADLRSLFDLWRLLRRIRPVICNAGTPKAGLLVGLAAWLTRVPCHVYTLRGLRLETATGIKRSLLMLTEKTACFTAHRVICVSSSLRERAIALGLVARSKTVLLGAGSSNGVDSGRFERTPEKAVLATALREELGIRPGQPVIGFAGRLTRDKGLPELVTAFQTVQEKMPEAVLLLVGDYEQGDPVPEETRNAIASEAGIRHVGFTSQIDLHYLVMDIFVLPTHREGFPNTVLEAQAAGLPVVTTDATGAVDAIEDGITGVLTPVGDADKLAETLLSLLSDPSRMQSMGSSGRERILREFRNERIWQELTLFYRAMLQERGYPLPTGSSVEAVRCAQTQ, encoded by the coding sequence ATGAGCGATCGCCCCATCAGCGTACTGCATGCCGTGACAGACCCTATCAGTACGATTCTGATGCGCGGGCAGTTGGCTTATTTACAGACCAATGGTTTCGAGCCTGCTCTTTTAACCGGCTTTGGACGGCAGTCACAAGACCAGGAGTCAGGGGGAGGATATCCCGTGCATCGCGTTGCCATGACAAGAGAGATTGCGCCGGGAGCCGACCTGCGGTCTTTGTTCGATCTATGGCGGCTTCTCCGCCGCATCAGGCCCGTCATCTGCAACGCTGGTACCCCTAAAGCAGGACTTCTGGTGGGTCTGGCGGCATGGCTCACTCGTGTCCCTTGCCATGTCTACACCCTGCGCGGGCTGCGCCTGGAGACGGCAACCGGCATCAAGCGCAGCCTCCTGATGCTGACGGAAAAAACAGCATGCTTCACCGCGCATCGTGTGATCTGCGTGAGCTCCAGTCTTCGCGAGCGTGCCATAGCCCTGGGGCTTGTGGCGCGGTCCAAGACGGTCCTGCTTGGAGCCGGAAGCAGCAATGGTGTGGACTCCGGCCGGTTCGAGCGGACTCCCGAAAAAGCAGTGCTGGCAACGGCTTTGCGCGAAGAGCTAGGCATTCGCCCCGGTCAGCCTGTCATCGGTTTTGCAGGAAGACTTACAAGGGACAAAGGGCTCCCCGAATTAGTTACGGCCTTTCAAACGGTGCAAGAAAAAATGCCGGAGGCCGTTCTATTGTTAGTGGGAGACTATGAGCAGGGAGATCCTGTTCCCGAGGAGACCAGGAACGCTATCGCATCAGAGGCTGGAATTCGCCATGTCGGGTTCACCTCCCAGATCGATCTGCATTACCTTGTCATGGATATTTTTGTGTTGCCCACCCATCGCGAAGGCTTTCCTAACACGGTTCTCGAAGCGCAGGCCGCAGGGCTTCCCGTTGTCACCACCGATGCCACCGGGGCGGTAGATGCGATTGAGGACGGAATCACCGGAGTGCTGACTCCTGTTGGAGATGCTGACAAGCTGGCGGAAACCTTGTTGTCGCTCTTATCGGACCCCAGCAGGATGCAGTCGATGGGATCGTCAGGCAGGGAACGCATCTTGCGCGAGTTTCGGAATGAGAGGATATGGCAAGAATTAACCTTGTTCTATCGAGCCATGCTCCAGGAGCGCGGTTATCCTCTTCCCACCGGCTCCTCCGTGGAGGCAGTGCGATGCGCGCAAACGCAATAA
- a CDS encoding sugar transferase, with protein MRANAIRAACKRILDLAGSLTALVAFSPVILGVALVIRLTMGRPVLFRQPRAGLHGQPFILFKFRTMAEAPSTVVDPSTDAARLTGLGATLRRFSLDELPQLWNVLKGEMSLVGPRPLLMEYLPLYSPEQAKRHRMKPGITGLTQVKGRNALTWEEKFQWDVWYVEHWSLWLDLRILLSTVVKIFKQEGINQQGQATVQKFGAERR; from the coding sequence ATGCGCGCAAACGCAATAAGGGCAGCCTGCAAACGCATTCTCGACCTCGCAGGCTCGTTGACTGCTCTGGTGGCTTTTTCGCCAGTAATTCTCGGCGTAGCTCTTGTTATCCGGCTGACAATGGGAAGGCCGGTGCTCTTTCGCCAGCCACGGGCAGGGCTGCATGGACAGCCATTTATCTTATTCAAGTTTCGAACGATGGCTGAGGCCCCATCCACGGTAGTCGATCCGTCTACGGATGCAGCACGCCTCACTGGATTAGGAGCAACCCTGCGTCGCTTCAGCCTCGATGAGCTTCCTCAATTATGGAATGTATTGAAAGGGGAGATGAGCCTCGTGGGACCGCGTCCTTTACTGATGGAATATCTCCCGCTCTACTCTCCGGAACAGGCAAAGAGACATCGAATGAAGCCGGGCATCACAGGTCTCACGCAGGTCAAAGGACGCAACGCGCTCACCTGGGAAGAAAAATTTCAGTGGGACGTCTGGTACGTCGAGCATTGGAGCCTCTGGCTCGATCTCCGTATTCTTTTATCCACCGTCGTAAAGATCTTCAAACAAGAGGGAATCAACCAGCAAGGCCAGGCAACGGTACAGAAGTTTGGAGCTGAGCGAAGATGA
- a CDS encoding acetyltransferase, with the protein MRARENEGLVVVYGTGGHGKVIVDILRANGIRIAGFLDDNPQKRCDEYGLKILGGAKWLKEEAARQTIVVALGIGDNFARRAVAGRCIAEGACLLTAVHPSATIAASAILSPGIVIMPHAVINADAVIRQGAIINTGAIVEHDCTVGDFAHLSPRAAIGGNVQVGDLSWLGMGSIVIPNRKVGTGSIIGAGATVIHDIGDWTVAVGTPARVLKELEPRS; encoded by the coding sequence ATGAGAGCAAGAGAGAACGAAGGTCTCGTAGTCGTCTATGGCACAGGCGGGCACGGTAAGGTGATCGTCGATATTCTGCGGGCCAATGGCATCCGGATCGCAGGCTTTCTCGATGACAATCCGCAGAAGCGTTGCGACGAATATGGCCTGAAGATTTTGGGCGGCGCAAAGTGGCTCAAAGAAGAAGCTGCAAGGCAAACGATCGTCGTAGCACTGGGCATTGGTGATAATTTTGCACGCCGCGCAGTCGCGGGACGCTGTATCGCGGAGGGTGCCTGTCTATTGACCGCAGTGCATCCGTCAGCAACCATCGCGGCTTCAGCAATCCTCTCTCCGGGAATCGTGATTATGCCTCATGCTGTCATCAATGCCGACGCAGTGATCCGGCAAGGTGCAATCATCAATACCGGCGCGATCGTGGAACATGATTGTACTGTCGGAGATTTCGCGCACCTGTCGCCCAGGGCTGCCATTGGCGGGAACGTGCAGGTGGGAGATCTTTCATGGCTCGGTATGGGGTCTATCGTCATTCCCAATCGCAAAGTCGGCACAGGGTCCATCATCGGAGCCGGGGCAACGGTCATCCATGACATTGGAGATTGGACCGTTGCCGTCGGAACGCCGGCACGTGTTTTGAAAGAACTGGAACCTCGGAGCTGA
- a CDS encoding DegT/DnrJ/EryC1/StrS family aminotransferase has product MNLSTQAQLAIEGAQPLRKHPFAPWPSFSQEEIAAVTRVLESGKVNYWTGDQGRQFEAEFAAFTGCKHAIALANGTVALELALQALGIGPGDEVISTSRTFIASASCTVMRGATPVMADVDRDSQNITAETIRAVLTPRTRAIIAVHLAGWPCDMDPILDLAREHGLKVIEDCAQAHGATYKGRPVGSMGDVNAFSFCQDKILTTGGEGGMLTTNDTALWSRAWAYKDHGKSYDAVYHRHHPPGYRWLHESFGTNWRLTEMQSAIGRLQLGKLPQWVQARRELADVLTERFSAMPALRITKPTAESMHSFYKYYVFLRTERLREGWDRQRIADAINAEGVPCFSGSCSEIYLEKAFPAELRPPTRLPVAQELGETSLMFLVHPTLNKSDMEDAADAVEKVLASAAR; this is encoded by the coding sequence ATGAACCTCTCTACTCAAGCTCAACTCGCGATCGAAGGCGCACAGCCTCTGCGCAAACATCCCTTTGCTCCATGGCCGTCCTTTTCACAGGAAGAGATCGCAGCGGTTACGCGCGTCCTCGAATCGGGAAAGGTCAATTACTGGACCGGTGACCAAGGCAGGCAGTTTGAGGCGGAGTTCGCCGCATTTACAGGCTGCAAGCATGCCATCGCGCTGGCCAATGGAACCGTCGCGCTGGAACTGGCATTGCAAGCGCTCGGTATCGGCCCCGGAGATGAGGTCATCAGCACCAGCCGCACCTTCATTGCATCGGCCAGTTGTACTGTCATGCGCGGAGCAACTCCCGTGATGGCAGATGTCGATCGCGATTCCCAAAACATTACAGCCGAAACGATTCGCGCTGTGCTGACTCCGCGTACACGCGCTATTATCGCCGTCCATCTTGCCGGATGGCCCTGTGACATGGACCCGATCCTCGACCTTGCCCGCGAACACGGGCTAAAGGTCATCGAAGATTGTGCACAGGCGCACGGAGCAACGTACAAAGGACGCCCCGTAGGTTCCATGGGCGACGTGAATGCCTTCTCCTTCTGCCAGGACAAGATCCTAACCACTGGCGGCGAAGGCGGCATGTTGACCACGAACGATACGGCTCTCTGGTCGCGCGCGTGGGCCTATAAAGATCATGGAAAAAGTTATGATGCCGTTTATCATCGGCATCATCCACCGGGATACCGATGGCTGCATGAAAGCTTTGGCACGAACTGGCGGCTTACGGAGATGCAAAGCGCCATAGGCCGTCTGCAACTCGGAAAGCTGCCGCAGTGGGTACAGGCGAGAAGGGAATTAGCGGACGTGCTGACCGAGCGGTTCTCCGCGATGCCGGCCCTGCGAATCACCAAGCCTACTGCTGAGTCGATGCATTCTTTCTACAAGTACTATGTTTTCCTTCGGACTGAGCGTCTGCGGGAGGGCTGGGACCGGCAACGCATTGCCGATGCCATCAACGCAGAAGGCGTGCCGTGTTTTTCCGGAAGCTGCAGCGAGATCTATCTGGAGAAGGCTTTTCCCGCGGAGCTTCGTCCGCCGACAAGGCTTCCTGTTGCTCAGGAGCTGGGTGAAACCTCGCTGATGTTTCTCGTGCATCCGACGCTCAATAAGAGTGATATGGAGGATGCCGCCGACGCTGTAGAAAAGGTTCTGGCATCAGCCGCCAGATAA
- a CDS encoding polysaccharide biosynthesis/export family protein has product MKTTLYSKTVPSRSPRHGWLRSVLIAFPLMVGVQAMQAQTHPANGAPVTPASTYPEASGSPAAAPPAMTAVPSVDQSHYILSPGDVLEISVFNAPDLSQRVVVNSAGNIYMPLINDVHVAGLHVENAQGVVEQAYLKDGVLKFPHVSIVVTSYSSGVLLMGEVSKTGIYPIVGAGRLFDIFAEAGGTTPSAGQVITITHKGSTIEPQTLFLTSDPVKSLEANVAVQQGDTIIVSKAGVLYVVGEVLAPSGFLMDEKGQYTVMKVVAMAHGLGKFAKPSKARIVRRTPEGEKEILVPLDKILVSKLPDVAMQANDILFIPPSKGKQAASRSIDVAVALASGVAYYGLSR; this is encoded by the coding sequence TTGAAGACGACTCTTTATTCGAAGACTGTACCCTCCAGGTCCCCGCGGCACGGTTGGTTGCGTAGCGTTCTCATTGCCTTCCCACTCATGGTGGGCGTACAGGCAATGCAGGCGCAGACGCATCCCGCCAACGGCGCACCTGTCACGCCTGCCTCGACCTATCCTGAGGCCTCGGGAAGCCCTGCTGCAGCACCTCCCGCGATGACAGCGGTTCCTTCTGTCGATCAATCGCACTACATTCTCTCGCCGGGGGATGTGCTGGAGATCTCCGTCTTCAACGCTCCCGATCTGTCACAAAGGGTAGTCGTGAATAGCGCCGGCAATATCTATATGCCCCTCATCAACGATGTCCACGTCGCCGGCCTGCACGTGGAGAACGCGCAGGGAGTGGTTGAACAGGCTTACCTCAAGGATGGCGTACTGAAATTCCCGCATGTGAGCATCGTGGTCACAAGTTATTCAAGTGGCGTTCTTTTGATGGGTGAAGTGAGTAAGACGGGAATCTATCCGATTGTTGGAGCGGGAAGGCTCTTTGACATCTTTGCGGAAGCAGGCGGAACAACGCCGAGTGCCGGACAAGTCATAACGATTACCCACAAAGGCAGTACTATCGAACCACAGACCTTATTTCTGACGAGTGATCCTGTGAAGTCGTTGGAGGCGAATGTCGCAGTCCAACAGGGAGACACCATCATCGTCTCCAAAGCGGGTGTGCTCTATGTGGTGGGCGAGGTACTGGCACCCAGCGGTTTTCTTATGGATGAAAAGGGCCAATACACCGTAATGAAGGTGGTTGCCATGGCCCACGGGCTTGGCAAGTTCGCCAAGCCTTCCAAGGCCAGGATCGTTCGGAGAACGCCCGAGGGAGAAAAAGAAATCCTGGTTCCGCTGGATAAAATTCTTGTCTCGAAGTTGCCGGATGTCGCGATGCAAGCGAACGATATCCTATTTATCCCGCCGAGCAAAGGAAAGCAAGCAGCTTCCAGGTCTATCGACGTAGCTGTTGCGCTGGCTTCGGGCGTTGCCTATTACGGTCTCTCACGTTAG
- a CDS encoding GDP-mannose 4,6-dehydratase, which yields MSDSSIWNNRRVLVTGAGGFIGSHLAEQMVQLGARTRCLLRYTSQGSLGWLATSPLRSDMEILHGDIRDKESVLRAVKDADVVFHLAALVGIPYSYESPRSYVQTNIEGTLNVLEAARQSGTERLICTSTSEVYGSALYVPIDENHALQGQSPYSATKIGADKIAESYHLSFGLPVSIARPFNAYGPRQSSRAVIPTIITQALAQTSVKLGNLHTTRDFNFVSDTVAGFLAIAESSATIGKTLNIGSGIDISIHELAELIFELTGTRCPVDVEEVRLRPEASEVDRLCASSLQLNTLTGWKPRVSLREGLERTIEWIGQNLGAYSIGSYTV from the coding sequence TTGAGCGATTCATCTATATGGAATAACCGTCGCGTTCTTGTTACCGGTGCAGGCGGTTTTATCGGGAGCCATCTCGCCGAACAAATGGTTCAGTTGGGCGCCAGGACACGCTGTCTGCTCCGCTATACCTCGCAAGGCTCTTTGGGCTGGTTGGCGACCTCGCCGTTGCGTTCCGATATGGAGATTCTTCATGGCGACATCCGCGATAAGGAGAGTGTGCTTCGGGCCGTCAAAGACGCGGATGTTGTCTTTCATCTCGCAGCATTGGTCGGCATTCCATATTCGTATGAGTCTCCACGATCGTATGTGCAGACCAATATTGAAGGCACCTTGAATGTTCTGGAGGCTGCCCGGCAATCTGGAACGGAGCGGCTGATCTGCACCTCGACCAGCGAAGTCTATGGCTCGGCGCTGTATGTTCCGATCGATGAAAACCATGCTCTACAGGGGCAATCTCCCTACTCCGCAACCAAGATCGGCGCCGATAAAATTGCGGAGTCGTACCATCTCTCTTTCGGCTTGCCGGTCTCCATTGCGCGTCCCTTTAATGCCTATGGTCCGCGCCAGTCATCGCGCGCTGTGATTCCGACGATCATTACACAGGCCCTTGCGCAGACATCCGTGAAGTTAGGGAACCTGCACACCACGCGCGATTTCAACTTTGTCTCGGATACGGTAGCCGGATTCCTGGCCATTGCCGAGTCCTCGGCAACCATCGGGAAGACGTTGAATATCGGTAGTGGCATAGATATCTCCATTCACGAGCTGGCGGAGTTGATCTTTGAGCTGACCGGGACAAGATGCCCCGTGGATGTCGAAGAGGTACGATTGCGTCCGGAAGCGAGTGAGGTAGATCGTCTTTGCGCTAGCAGTCTTCAACTGAACACGCTTACGGGGTGGAAGCCGAGGGTCTCATTGCGAGAAGGACTGGAACGGACCATCGAATGGATCGGCCAGAATCTTGGAGCCTACTCCATCGGAAGCTACACGGTTTGA
- a CDS encoding nucleotidyltransferase family protein produces MPANPSHELPLITRSQAVRELMSLMDHCALGITLVVDEDRRLEATITDGDVRRAILLGIELDQPVSKLLSTRKGNSRPITATLGTSPEELCRLMAEARIRQIPLLDAEERVVDIALDSDYLAAVALPLDGFIMAGGFGKRLMPLTENCPKPMLPVNGKPILEHLVEKLRATGIQHVSISTHYLAESIVEHFQDGKDFGVHIEYVDEERPMGTAGALARASVGDLPLLVINGDILTSIDFRAMLEFHREHQADMTVAVQQHETRIPYGVIHMEGIDAVSIEEKPLVRHFINAGIYLIQPSVCRMVPADRAFDMPELITSLIDAQKRVICFPIREQWMDVGQIEQYERASTDAQWA; encoded by the coding sequence ATGCCAGCCAATCCATCCCATGAGTTGCCGCTCATCACCAGGTCGCAGGCAGTTCGCGAACTGATGAGCCTCATGGACCATTGTGCTTTAGGGATTACGCTGGTCGTTGACGAAGACAGGCGGCTTGAGGCGACGATTACCGACGGGGATGTACGGCGCGCAATCCTTTTAGGAATTGAACTGGATCAGCCGGTTAGCAAGCTTCTTTCAACCCGCAAGGGCAATAGCCGCCCAATAACGGCCACCCTTGGCACGTCGCCTGAAGAGTTATGCCGATTGATGGCCGAGGCTCGTATCCGGCAGATTCCGCTGTTGGATGCGGAAGAGCGTGTGGTAGATATCGCGCTCGATTCAGACTATCTGGCGGCGGTTGCCCTGCCTCTGGACGGCTTCATCATGGCGGGCGGATTCGGTAAGCGGCTGATGCCGCTCACTGAAAACTGTCCCAAGCCGATGCTGCCGGTGAACGGCAAACCGATCCTCGAGCACTTGGTAGAGAAGCTTCGCGCCACTGGAATTCAACACGTCAGCATCTCCACCCACTATCTGGCGGAGAGCATTGTCGAGCACTTTCAGGATGGGAAGGACTTTGGCGTCCACATCGAATATGTTGACGAAGAACGGCCCATGGGCACAGCCGGGGCTCTGGCAAGGGCCTCGGTGGGAGACCTGCCTTTACTCGTCATCAATGGAGATATATTGACCTCCATCGACTTTCGGGCGATGCTGGAGTTCCATCGTGAGCATCAAGCCGACATGACAGTCGCGGTTCAGCAGCACGAGACAAGAATTCCCTATGGCGTCATCCACATGGAGGGAATCGATGCTGTCAGCATCGAGGAGAAACCGCTGGTGCGCCATTTTATAAATGCGGGCATCTACCTGATTCAACCGAGCGTGTGCCGAATGGTTCCTGCGGACCGTGCCTTTGACATGCCCGAGCTGATTACCAGCCTGATCGATGCGCAAAAGCGCGTGATCTGCTTCCCCATCCGGGAACAATGGATGGATGTCGGACAGATAGAACAATATGAGCGCGCGTCCACAGATGCGCAGTGGGCGTAG
- a CDS encoding YdcF family protein — protein sequence MKRNRVIRASIAIIILLLVGAFRVVRSGSYLVVNQPERSDVIVVLAGDHDDHRYWGALALLRAGYGQKMVMDASSDLTYGQTSAERAAAFVRQSAGSNQSQISICTITNDSTVQEAANIRNCLAGLHPAPQSALLVTSDFHTRRALSIVRSRLPQYHWSVAAVNDSTIFGQPWWSNREWAKTALYEWEKLVWWRCFESWRKQI from the coding sequence GTGAAGAGAAATAGAGTCATAAGAGCTTCCATTGCCATCATCATCCTTCTCCTGGTCGGAGCATTCCGCGTTGTCCGCTCAGGCAGCTACCTGGTCGTGAATCAGCCGGAGCGCTCCGATGTCATCGTCGTGCTGGCCGGAGACCATGATGACCACCGTTACTGGGGCGCGCTTGCGTTGCTGCGCGCAGGCTATGGCCAGAAGATGGTGATGGATGCATCGTCGGACCTGACGTATGGCCAGACTTCTGCGGAACGCGCAGCTGCCTTTGTAAGGCAGTCGGCAGGCAGCAATCAATCGCAAATCAGCATATGCACGATCACCAATGATTCAACCGTTCAGGAAGCCGCGAATATCCGCAACTGTCTTGCCGGGCTGCACCCTGCTCCACAGTCAGCACTCCTCGTTACCAGCGACTTCCATACCCGGCGTGCGCTTTCCATCGTGCGGTCCCGCCTGCCACAATATCACTGGTCGGTTGCGGCCGTGAACGATTCCACCATCTTCGGCCAGCCCTGGTGGAGCAATCGCGAGTGGGCAAAGACCGCCCTCTATGAATGGGAGAAGCTGGTGTGGTGGCGATGCTTCGAGTCGTGGCGGAAGCAGATTTAA
- a CDS encoding acylneuraminate cytidylyltransferase family protein, with the protein MNIHPVLAVIPARGGSKGVPGKNIRPLAGLPLIAHSIRLAQRCPEIAKCIVSTDSEEILSVAREHGAEVPFLRPAELAADDTPMWPVLQHALAQMESIERCRYGSVLLLSPASPARLPEDVAKAVQLLEQDEHAVGVVAASKPSFHPRWACIDIAEDGYMRQSFPDGKVYVRRQDIPTIYRINGALYLWRRDYLAASEAPRYFEMPHAMLEIPESRVIDIDSPHDFRLAELMLKDGMIQLPWL; encoded by the coding sequence ATGAACATTCATCCGGTACTGGCCGTGATCCCCGCTCGCGGCGGCTCGAAGGGCGTGCCTGGAAAGAATATTCGCCCCCTTGCGGGACTGCCCTTGATCGCTCATTCGATCCGGCTGGCACAACGATGCCCGGAGATTGCGAAGTGCATCGTCTCCACCGACAGCGAAGAGATTCTTTCGGTGGCTCGCGAACATGGCGCGGAAGTCCCATTTTTGCGGCCTGCGGAGCTTGCCGCAGATGACACGCCCATGTGGCCGGTCCTGCAGCACGCCTTGGCACAGATGGAATCGATAGAACGCTGCCGTTACGGCAGTGTTCTTCTGCTTTCTCCTGCCAGCCCTGCACGTCTCCCGGAAGATGTTGCAAAGGCTGTCCAGTTGCTTGAGCAGGACGAGCACGCCGTGGGAGTGGTCGCCGCGTCAAAGCCATCCTTTCATCCGCGATGGGCGTGCATCGACATTGCCGAAGACGGCTATATGCGCCAGAGTTTTCCCGATGGCAAGGTTTATGTAAGGCGCCAGGATATCCCAACGATTTACCGCATCAATGGCGCGCTCTATCTGTGGCGGCGAGACTATCTCGCGGCTTCGGAAGCTCCGCGCTACTTTGAGATGCCGCATGCGATGCTGGAGATTCCTGAGAGCCGGGTCATCGATATCGACAGCCCACACGACTTTCGCCTCGCGGAACTGATGCTCAAGGATGGAATGATTCAGCTTCCCTGGCTTTAA